In Eptesicus fuscus isolate TK198812 chromosome 23, DD_ASM_mEF_20220401, whole genome shotgun sequence, one genomic interval encodes:
- the MLEC gene encoding malectin isoform X1 gives MLGARAVEGAAVALLRLLLLLLPALGGPGLGVVGAAGAGLPESVIWAVNAGGEAHVDVHGIHFRKDPLEGRVGRASDYGMKLPILRSNPEDQILYQTERYNEETFGYEVPIKEEGDYVLVLKFAEVYFAQSQQKVFDVRLNGHVVVKDLDIFDRVGHSTAHDEIIPMSIRKGKLSVQGEVSTFTGKLYIEFVKGYYDNPKVCALYIMAGTVDDVPKLQPHPGLEKKEEEEEEEEYDEGSNLKRQTNKNRVQSGPRTPNPYASDNSSLMFPILVAFGVFIPTLFCLCRL, from the exons ATGCTGGGGGCCAGGGCGGTTGAGGGAGCCGCTGTGGCGCTCCTGcgactgctgctgctgctgctgccggcgCTCGGCGGGCCAGGGCTCGGCGTGGTCGGCGCGGCGGGAGCCGGGCTGCCCGAGAGCGTGATTTGGGCCGTCAACGCGGGCGGCGAGGCGCATGTGGACGTGCACGGGATCCACTTTCGCAAGGACCCTTTGGAAGGCCGGGTGGGCCGAG CCTCTGACTATGGCATGAAACTGCCAATCCTCCGTTCCAACCCCGAGGACCAGATCCTCTATCAAACAGAGCGGTACAATGAGGAGACCTTTGGCTACGAAGTGCCCATCAAGGAGGAAGGGGACTATGTGCTGGTGTTGAAATTTGCTGAGGTCTACTTTGCACAGTCCCAGCAGAAG GTATTTGATGTGCGATTGAATGGCCATGTCGTGGTGAAGGACTTGGATATCTTTGATCGTGTTGGACACAGCACCGCTCATGATGAAATCATCCCTATGAGCATCAGAAAAGGGAAGCTGAGCGTCCAGGGGGAGGTATCCACCTTCACAGGAAAACTCTACATCGAGTTTGTCAAG GGGTACTATGACAATCCCAAAGTCTGTGCACTCTACATCATGGCCGGGACAGTGGATG ATGTTCCAAAGCTGCAGCCTCATCCAGGattggagaagaaagaagaggaagaggaggaagaagaatacGATGAAGGATCTAATCTCAAAAGACAGACCAATAAGAACCGGGTGCAGTCAGGCCCCCGCACGCCCAACCCCTATGCCTCGGACAACAGCAGCCTCATGTTTCCTATCCTGGTGGCCTTCGGAGTCTTCATTCCAACTCTCTTCTGCCTCTGCCGGTTGTGA
- the MLEC gene encoding malectin isoform X2 — MKLPILRSNPEDQILYQTERYNEETFGYEVPIKEEGDYVLVLKFAEVYFAQSQQKVFDVRLNGHVVVKDLDIFDRVGHSTAHDEIIPMSIRKGKLSVQGEVSTFTGKLYIEFVKGYYDNPKVCALYIMAGTVDDVPKLQPHPGLEKKEEEEEEEEYDEGSNLKRQTNKNRVQSGPRTPNPYASDNSSLMFPILVAFGVFIPTLFCLCRL; from the exons ATGAAACTGCCAATCCTCCGTTCCAACCCCGAGGACCAGATCCTCTATCAAACAGAGCGGTACAATGAGGAGACCTTTGGCTACGAAGTGCCCATCAAGGAGGAAGGGGACTATGTGCTGGTGTTGAAATTTGCTGAGGTCTACTTTGCACAGTCCCAGCAGAAG GTATTTGATGTGCGATTGAATGGCCATGTCGTGGTGAAGGACTTGGATATCTTTGATCGTGTTGGACACAGCACCGCTCATGATGAAATCATCCCTATGAGCATCAGAAAAGGGAAGCTGAGCGTCCAGGGGGAGGTATCCACCTTCACAGGAAAACTCTACATCGAGTTTGTCAAG GGGTACTATGACAATCCCAAAGTCTGTGCACTCTACATCATGGCCGGGACAGTGGATG ATGTTCCAAAGCTGCAGCCTCATCCAGGattggagaagaaagaagaggaagaggaggaagaagaatacGATGAAGGATCTAATCTCAAAAGACAGACCAATAAGAACCGGGTGCAGTCAGGCCCCCGCACGCCCAACCCCTATGCCTCGGACAACAGCAGCCTCATGTTTCCTATCCTGGTGGCCTTCGGAGTCTTCATTCCAACTCTCTTCTGCCTCTGCCGGTTGTGA
- the CABP1 gene encoding calcium-binding protein 1 isoform X3 → METLDWFKDQMMRQEETASYRVVQTSEEGLAASGELPGPLLMLAQNCAVMHNLLGPACIFLRKGFAENRQPDRSLRPEEIEELREAFREFDKDKDGYINCRDLGNCMRTMGYMPTEMELIELSQQINMNLGGQVDFDDFVELMGPKLLAETADMIGVKELRDAFREFDTNGDGEISTSELREAMRKLLGHQVGHRDIEEIIRDVDLNGDGHVDFEEFVRMMSR, encoded by the exons ATGCGCCAGGAGGAGACTGCCAGCTACAGAGTGGTGCAGACGAGCGAGGAGGGGCTGGCGGCCAGCGGCGAGCTCCCCGGACCACTCCTGATGCTGGCCCAGAACTGCGCCGTCATGCACAACCTGCTGGGCCCTGCCTGCATTTTCCTGCGCAAGGGCTTCGCTGAGAACAGGCAGCCT GACAGATCCCTGCGGCCAGAGGAGATTGAAG AGCTCCGAGAGGCCTTCAGGGAGTTTGACAAGGACAAGGACGGCTACATCAACTGCCGAGACCTGGGCAACTGCATGCGCACCATGGGCTACATGCCCACCGAGATGGAGCTTATTGAGCTGTCCCAGCAGATCAACATGAACC TGGGTGGCCAAGTGGATTTTGATGACTTTGTGGAGCTAATGGGACCTAAACTCCTGGCGGAGACGGCAGATATGATTGGTGTAAAGGAACTACGAGATGCTTTCCGAGAG TTTGACACCAATGGTGATGGGGAGATAAGCACCAGTGAGTTGCGAGAGGCCATGAGGAAACTCCTGGGTCATCAGGTGGGACACCGAGACATAGAGGAAATTATCCGAGATGTGGACCTCAATGGGGATGGCCATGTGGACTTTGAAG AGTTTGTCCGGATGATGTCCCGCTGA
- the CABP1 gene encoding calcium-binding protein 1 isoform X4: MRQEETASYRVVQTSEEGLAASGELPGPLLMLAQNCAVMHNLLGPACIFLRKGFAENRQPDRSLRPEEIEELREAFREFDKDKDGYINCRDLGNCMRTMGYMPTEMELIELSQQINMNLGGQVDFDDFVELMGPKLLAETADMIGVKELRDAFREFDTNGDGEISTSELREAMRKLLGHQVGHRDIEEIIRDVDLNGDGHVDFEEFVRMMSR; encoded by the exons ATGCGCCAGGAGGAGACTGCCAGCTACAGAGTGGTGCAGACGAGCGAGGAGGGGCTGGCGGCCAGCGGCGAGCTCCCCGGACCACTCCTGATGCTGGCCCAGAACTGCGCCGTCATGCACAACCTGCTGGGCCCTGCCTGCATTTTCCTGCGCAAGGGCTTCGCTGAGAACAGGCAGCCT GACAGATCCCTGCGGCCAGAGGAGATTGAAG AGCTCCGAGAGGCCTTCAGGGAGTTTGACAAGGACAAGGACGGCTACATCAACTGCCGAGACCTGGGCAACTGCATGCGCACCATGGGCTACATGCCCACCGAGATGGAGCTTATTGAGCTGTCCCAGCAGATCAACATGAACC TGGGTGGCCAAGTGGATTTTGATGACTTTGTGGAGCTAATGGGACCTAAACTCCTGGCGGAGACGGCAGATATGATTGGTGTAAAGGAACTACGAGATGCTTTCCGAGAG TTTGACACCAATGGTGATGGGGAGATAAGCACCAGTGAGTTGCGAGAGGCCATGAGGAAACTCCTGGGTCATCAGGTGGGACACCGAGACATAGAGGAAATTATCCGAGATGTGGACCTCAATGGGGATGGCCATGTGGACTTTGAAG AGTTTGTCCGGATGATGTCCCGCTGA